Proteins encoded together in one Polaribacter reichenbachii window:
- a CDS encoding SDR family oxidoreductase has protein sequence MSFNDKIIWITGASSGIGKALAIQLSNQNAKLILSSRKKEGLELVKNQCKNKDDVKIITLDLEDYSNLQHKADEAIAVFGKVDILINNGGISQRSFASETNIEVDKRIMDINYLGTVALTKAILPHFIKNKNGHFVVTTSIVGKIGTPLRSSYAASKHALHGFFDSLRAEQHQNKIAVTLVCPGFVNTNVSKNALTGDGTPQEKMDVATENGIQPERFAKLMAKAIKNRKEEVYIAGVKEKLGVYVKRFFPKIFSVMVRKLSVT, from the coding sequence ATGTCTTTTAATGATAAAATTATCTGGATAACTGGTGCTTCCTCAGGAATAGGAAAAGCATTAGCTATTCAACTATCGAACCAAAATGCAAAACTGATTTTATCATCTAGAAAAAAAGAAGGTTTAGAATTGGTGAAAAATCAATGTAAAAATAAAGATGATGTAAAAATCATTACTCTAGATTTAGAAGATTATTCTAATTTACAACACAAAGCTGATGAAGCCATTGCTGTTTTTGGTAAAGTTGATATTTTAATTAATAATGGAGGTATTAGTCAGCGTTCTTTTGCATCAGAAACAAATATTGAGGTTGATAAACGCATAATGGATATTAATTATTTAGGAACTGTGGCTTTAACAAAAGCTATTTTACCACATTTTATCAAAAATAAAAACGGACACTTTGTAGTAACTACAAGTATTGTTGGTAAAATAGGGACTCCTTTGCGCTCTAGTTATGCTGCTAGTAAACACGCTTTACACGGTTTTTTTGATAGTTTACGTGCAGAACAACATCAAAATAAAATTGCAGTAACTTTAGTTTGTCCAGGTTTTGTAAATACCAATGTTTCTAAAAATGCTTTAACTGGAGATGGAACTCCGCAAGAAAAAATGGATGTTGCAACAGAAAACGGAATTCAGCCAGAACGTTTTGCAAAGCTAATGGCAAAAGCCATTAAAAATAGAAAAGAGGAAGTTTATATTGCTGGAGTAAAAGAGAAATTAGGTGTTTATGTAAAACGATTTTTTCCTAAAATATTCTCTGTTATGGTTCGTAAATTGAGTGTTACTTGA
- a CDS encoding SRPBCC domain-containing protein, with translation MAKQIKTSITINASKEKIWKILTDFENYSEWNSFIKSVTGKVKVGEQIKIKLQGMTFKPVVLIYNKNSELKWLGKLWFKGLFDGEHKFKLTENKNGTTTFEQSENFTGILVKLFSKNLEKTKKHFEQMNNELKIRSEKL, from the coding sequence ATGGCAAAACAAATAAAAACATCAATAACAATAAACGCAAGTAAAGAGAAAATCTGGAAAATACTTACAGATTTTGAAAATTATTCTGAATGGAACTCATTTATTAAATCAGTTACAGGAAAAGTAAAAGTTGGTGAACAAATTAAAATAAAACTACAAGGAATGACTTTTAAACCTGTTGTGTTAATTTATAATAAGAATTCTGAATTAAAATGGCTTGGTAAACTTTGGTTTAAAGGACTTTTTGATGGTGAACATAAATTCAAACTAACTGAAAATAAAAACGGAACTACAACTTTTGAGCAAAGCGAAAATTTTACAGGAATACTAGTTAAATTATTTTCAAAAAATTTAGAGAAAACAAAAAAGCATTTTGAACAAATGAATAATGAGTTAAAAATTCGTTCAGAAAAACTTTAA
- a CDS encoding Crp/Fnr family transcriptional regulator, whose product MTELQKYITSYFGITNQYIDTITSLFKETELKKGDYFTKSGQYCEKLSFVQSGFIRVFANANNKEITQWISTKGYFITDLYSFSFKQRAKWNIQALTDCKLYTIEKENYRLLNKLVPNWAEMEKQFITSCFVQLEDRVFSHLALNSEERYDKLFESNRELFNQVPLQYIASMLGMSPETFSRIRNKKKS is encoded by the coding sequence TTGACAGAATTACAAAAATATATTACTTCTTATTTTGGAATCACAAATCAGTATATTGATACTATAACATCATTATTCAAAGAAACTGAACTAAAAAAAGGAGATTATTTTACAAAGTCTGGTCAATATTGTGAAAAATTGAGTTTTGTACAAAGTGGTTTTATTAGAGTTTTTGCAAATGCAAACAATAAAGAAATAACACAATGGATTTCTACAAAAGGTTATTTTATAACAGATTTGTACAGTTTTAGTTTTAAACAGCGTGCAAAATGGAATATTCAAGCTCTAACAGATTGTAAACTTTACACTATAGAAAAAGAAAATTACAGACTTTTAAATAAGTTAGTTCCTAATTGGGCAGAAATGGAAAAACAATTTATTACTAGTTGCTTCGTTCAGTTAGAAGATAGAGTTTTTAGCCATTTAGCGCTTAATTCAGAAGAACGTTATGATAAACTTTTTGAGAGTAATAGAGAGCTTTTTAATCAAGTTCCATTGCAATATATCGCATCTATGTTAGGTATGTCTCCTGAAACATTCAGTAGAATCAGAAATAAAAAAAAATCTTGA